From Methanocella paludicola SANAE, a single genomic window includes:
- the mch gene encoding methenyltetrahydromethanopterin cyclohydrolase codes for MIILANNYKDISINDRAYEIVGEMIDYPEDFKVDIHTLGNDSIVIDCGVNTKGGYEAGLAFTNVCMGGLAVPAITHKKLKHEIFYPFIEVYTDYPTLACLAAQKAGWRVNQEGFFAMGSGPARALALKPKHTYEVIEYEDESDFAVIALEASTLPNEKVMDYVASECGVEASNTVAIVAPTNSPVGSVQIAGRVVEMAIYKLNEMGFDTRHIVSAYGSAPIPPVKKDSAVAMGTTNDASIYHGTVTLIVDGGNIKDFVPKLPSSTSSSYGRPFYTVFKEAKFDFYKIDTSIFAPAEVVVNDISTGETYIAGKVDADVLMESFGFKKI; via the coding sequence GTGATTATTCTGGCTAACAATTATAAGGACATTAGCATCAATGATCGCGCTTATGAGATCGTCGGCGAAATGATCGACTACCCCGAGGACTTCAAGGTAGATATCCACACCCTGGGGAACGACTCGATCGTCATCGACTGCGGCGTCAACACGAAGGGCGGCTATGAGGCCGGCCTGGCGTTCACCAACGTCTGCATGGGCGGGCTCGCGGTGCCCGCTATCACGCACAAGAAGCTCAAGCACGAGATCTTTTACCCGTTCATAGAAGTATACACCGATTACCCGACGCTGGCCTGCCTCGCGGCCCAGAAGGCCGGCTGGAGGGTCAACCAGGAAGGCTTCTTCGCAATGGGCAGCGGCCCGGCCCGTGCGCTGGCTCTCAAGCCGAAGCACACCTACGAGGTCATCGAGTACGAGGACGAAAGCGACTTCGCCGTCATCGCTCTGGAGGCCAGCACGCTCCCCAACGAGAAGGTCATGGACTACGTCGCCAGCGAGTGCGGCGTTGAAGCGTCTAACACCGTCGCGATCGTTGCCCCCACCAACAGCCCCGTGGGCTCCGTCCAGATCGCCGGCCGCGTCGTCGAGATGGCCATCTACAAGCTGAATGAGATGGGCTTCGACACCCGGCACATCGTCAGCGCCTACGGCAGCGCCCCGATCCCGCCGGTCAAGAAGGACTCTGCGGTCGCCATGGGCACCACCAACGACGCCTCGATCTACCACGGTACCGTCACCCTTATCGTGGACGGCGGCAACATCAAGGACTTTGTCCCGAAGCTGCCCTCGTCGACGTCAAGTAGCTATGGCAGGCCGTTCTATACCGTGTTCAAAGAGGCCAAGTTCGACTTCTATAAGATCGATACGTCTATCTTCGCCCCCGCCGAGGTCGTCGTCAATGATATCTCCACGGGCGAGACGTACATCGCCGGCAAGGTTGACGCCGACGTTCTCATGGAATCGTTCGGCTTTAAGAAGATATAA
- the mptA gene encoding GTP cyclohydrolase MptA codes for MILPDVQASKSEVAINLSRVGVTNVKKLVKVARQNKRPVILISTFNMYVDLPSDRRGANLSRNFEVIDEVLEESVKSAVFDIEDLCGEVARRLLNRHEYATRSEVHMDSELIVKRRTPKTEVMSQKVVKVFARAVAERNDIIKVKKVIGAEVVGITACPCAQELMKTRAEAELQNLGIEQVKINTFLDRIPMATHNQRGRGTITIEFTGDYNAPLDTIIDIIERSMSTTSFELLKRPDEMEVVTNAHENPKFVEDCVRDMAKNVLTSFPELPEDAIITLKQVNEESIHQHNAFAELKTTMARLREEIKAH; via the coding sequence ATGATATTACCCGATGTTCAGGCCTCTAAATCGGAAGTGGCCATAAACCTCTCCCGCGTAGGCGTCACGAACGTGAAAAAGCTTGTCAAGGTCGCGCGGCAGAACAAGCGCCCGGTCATTCTCATTTCGACGTTCAACATGTACGTCGACCTGCCTTCTGACCGCAGGGGCGCCAACCTCTCCAGGAATTTCGAGGTCATCGACGAAGTCCTCGAAGAGAGCGTCAAGTCCGCAGTCTTCGACATCGAAGACCTCTGCGGCGAGGTCGCCCGCCGTTTACTCAACAGGCACGAGTACGCTACCCGCTCCGAAGTCCACATGGACAGCGAGCTCATCGTCAAGCGCAGGACCCCCAAGACCGAGGTCATGTCCCAGAAGGTCGTCAAGGTATTTGCCAGGGCCGTCGCCGAGCGGAACGACATCATCAAGGTAAAGAAGGTCATCGGCGCCGAGGTCGTCGGCATCACCGCGTGCCCGTGCGCACAGGAATTAATGAAGACCAGGGCCGAGGCCGAGCTGCAAAACCTGGGCATCGAGCAGGTGAAGATCAACACGTTCCTTGACCGCATCCCCATGGCCACGCACAACCAGCGCGGCCGCGGCACGATCACGATCGAGTTCACCGGCGACTATAACGCACCGCTGGACACCATCATCGACATCATCGAGCGGTCCATGAGCACCACGAGCTTCGAGCTCCTCAAGAGGCCCGACGAAATGGAAGTCGTCACCAACGCCCACGAGAACCCCAAGTTCGTCGAGGATTGCGTGCGCGACATGGCAAAGAACGTGCTTACCTCATTCCCGGAACTGCCGGAAGATGCCATCATTACGTTAAAGCAGGTCAACGAGGAGAGCATTCACCAGCACAACGCCTTTGCCGAGCTTAAGACCACGATGGCCCGCCTGCGGGAAGAGATCAAGGCCCACTAA
- the thiM gene encoding hydroxyethylthiazole kinase: MAKTTYASLLSEVRAKRPLVHHITNYVTVNDCANATICIGASPVMAHAGDEVAEMVSMAGALVLNIGTLDDIQVGAMLRAGVKANDIGVPIILDPVGAGATRLRTYSAQRLLHDLDIAVLKGNVAEIATLAGAGGEIKGVDSQGMSGEPLAVAKKFAKDMGIIVAVSGPTDIVTDGDKALLVDNGHPLMGRVSGTGCMAASLAGAFTAVSKDYLSATAAAFASFGLAGERAAPQSRGPASFKVALLDELYRLTPEELEKGARVREA; encoded by the coding sequence ATGGCCAAAACTACATATGCGTCACTATTGTCCGAAGTCAGGGCAAAAAGGCCGCTCGTGCATCACATTACCAATTATGTTACCGTCAACGACTGCGCCAACGCAACCATATGCATCGGCGCCTCGCCGGTCATGGCACACGCCGGCGACGAAGTCGCCGAGATGGTCTCTATGGCGGGCGCCCTTGTACTGAACATCGGCACGCTGGACGACATTCAGGTCGGCGCCATGCTCCGGGCGGGGGTTAAAGCCAACGATATCGGCGTCCCCATCATTCTCGACCCGGTGGGTGCCGGGGCGACCAGGCTACGGACTTATAGCGCGCAGCGCCTCCTGCACGACCTGGATATCGCCGTGCTCAAGGGCAATGTGGCCGAGATCGCCACGCTGGCAGGCGCCGGGGGCGAGATCAAGGGCGTCGACTCTCAAGGCATGAGCGGAGAGCCGCTTGCCGTGGCGAAGAAGTTCGCAAAAGATATGGGGATCATCGTGGCCGTCAGCGGGCCTACAGATATAGTCACTGATGGAGATAAGGCATTGCTGGTGGATAACGGCCACCCGCTGATGGGCCGGGTCTCAGGTACTGGCTGCATGGCCGCATCCCTCGCCGGAGCCTTCACGGCCGTCTCTAAAGACTATTTATCCGCTACAGCTGCGGCGTTCGCCTCGTTCGGGCTGGCCGGCGAGAGAGCGGCTCCGCAATCCCGGGGCCCGGCATCCTTCAAGGTCGCCCTGCTGGACGAGCTTTATCGCCTGACGCCCGAAGAGCTCGAAAAGGGCGCACGGGTACGGGAAGCATGA
- the thiE gene encoding thiamine phosphate synthase has product MTAYDLYVITDEGLSKGLTHVEIARRAIAGGADVIQLRDKSMSGEELMECAVQIRTLTKEAGVLFIVNDRLDIAIASKADGVHLGQEDIPVKLARPLAPPGFIIGVSAGTLEEALQAERDGADYIGLGPICHTGSKKDAGPVCGFGLITGVKKHVSIPVIVIGGIGPDNAKESISAGADGLAVISAVVSQDDVTGAAKHLKALIKEAKRQKVYEG; this is encoded by the coding sequence ATGACCGCATACGACCTTTACGTCATAACCGATGAGGGCCTGTCGAAGGGCCTGACCCACGTTGAGATCGCCAGGAGAGCCATCGCCGGTGGTGCAGATGTCATCCAGCTCAGGGATAAGAGCATGAGCGGCGAGGAGCTAATGGAATGTGCAGTCCAGATCCGCACTCTGACGAAAGAGGCAGGTGTGCTGTTCATCGTCAATGACAGGCTCGACATCGCTATCGCTTCAAAGGCCGACGGCGTCCACCTGGGCCAGGAAGATATTCCGGTGAAGCTTGCCCGGCCTCTGGCGCCTCCGGGCTTCATCATCGGAGTATCGGCGGGCACGCTCGAGGAGGCCTTGCAGGCTGAGCGGGACGGCGCCGATTATATCGGGCTCGGCCCCATCTGCCACACCGGCTCAAAGAAAGACGCCGGCCCCGTGTGCGGTTTCGGCCTGATCACCGGGGTAAAAAAACACGTATCGATCCCTGTAATAGTCATCGGCGGTATCGGCCCGGACAACGCAAAAGAATCCATCTCCGCTGGTGCGGACGGATTAGCCGTCATATCGGCCGTGGTCAGCCAGGACGACGTGACCGGCGCCGCAAAACACCTCAAAGCCCTCATCAAAGAGGCGAAGCGCCAAAAAGTCTATGAAGGCTAA
- the artA gene encoding archaeosortase A: MEFLDIMLWASLFIIIAGAVLPKKYGYKVAAAGWVLFGLRWGLSTPEFYLVEHNIMYTIACVLAIPVTLYLAYVMVKDERESLMVLTRAAAISSIFYFPFAYFTWLGDWLIGVTTSITLAAVNALGNNATASGNIVTLNGLKVEIILACTAIQSMALFVGVVGCIRAPADRLFKAFMVSVPVIYVLNVVRNTFVITSYGNQWLQIAPDMIVEWTGELPSYASFFWAHNVLAEAGSLIALVVISYAVISILPETLTYIRDIFSLIQIDNIKKNLRGEKVVEAAPLQRNK; the protein is encoded by the coding sequence ATGGAATTCCTTGACATTATGCTCTGGGCATCGCTGTTCATCATCATAGCGGGCGCCGTCCTGCCTAAAAAGTACGGCTACAAAGTGGCAGCGGCAGGCTGGGTACTGTTCGGGCTACGCTGGGGCCTGTCCACGCCCGAGTTCTACCTGGTCGAGCATAATATCATGTACACCATCGCCTGCGTCCTCGCCATACCCGTGACGCTCTACCTCGCCTACGTTATGGTCAAGGACGAGCGCGAGTCGCTCATGGTGCTTACCCGGGCTGCCGCCATCAGCTCGATATTCTATTTCCCGTTCGCGTATTTCACCTGGCTGGGAGACTGGCTGATCGGGGTCACTACCTCTATTACGCTGGCCGCGGTGAACGCCCTGGGGAACAACGCGACCGCTTCGGGCAACATCGTTACGCTGAACGGCCTCAAAGTGGAGATCATCCTCGCCTGCACCGCCATCCAGAGCATGGCGCTCTTCGTGGGTGTCGTGGGATGCATCCGCGCCCCCGCAGACCGGCTGTTCAAGGCGTTCATGGTCTCGGTGCCGGTCATCTACGTTTTAAACGTCGTGAGGAACACCTTCGTTATCACTTCTTATGGCAACCAGTGGCTCCAGATCGCCCCGGACATGATCGTAGAGTGGACCGGCGAGCTGCCGAGCTATGCCAGCTTTTTCTGGGCTCATAATGTACTGGCTGAGGCGGGATCTCTTATTGCATTAGTGGTCATCTCATATGCGGTCATATCGATACTGCCAGAGACGCTGACCTATATTAGGGATATCTTCAGCCTCATACAGATCGACAACATTAAAAAGAACCTGCGCGGCGAAAAAGTGGTCGAAGCAGCCCCGCTACAGCGCAATAAATGA
- a CDS encoding DUF192 domain-containing protein — MKTKWIAAAVIVILALIGAAYYLSTHANGNGEISRVDLIGMKGTTTIDVEIADTPQEQQHGLMSRTSLGESSGMLFIFSGDMPRSFWMQNTPLPLDMIFVDSGLTIVDINHNATPYSESIFTSAKPCKYVVEVNGGFCEAHGIAIGDKIKIDSAVVG, encoded by the coding sequence GTGAAAACAAAATGGATCGCAGCGGCCGTTATTGTTATTCTGGCCTTGATCGGGGCGGCTTATTATTTGAGCACGCACGCGAACGGCAATGGAGAGATCAGCCGCGTTGACTTGATCGGCATGAAAGGCACGACGACCATCGACGTCGAGATCGCCGACACGCCGCAGGAGCAGCAGCACGGGCTCATGAGCCGGACGTCGCTAGGCGAGAGCAGCGGCATGTTGTTCATCTTCAGCGGCGACATGCCGAGGTCGTTCTGGATGCAGAACACTCCCCTGCCCCTGGACATGATATTCGTCGACAGCGGGCTCACCATTGTCGACATCAATCATAACGCCACCCCGTATAGTGAGAGCATATTCACGTCTGCAAAGCCGTGTAAGTACGTCGTCGAGGTCAACGGCGGTTTCTGCGAGGCACACGGCATAGCTATAGGCGATAAAATAAAAATCGACTCGGCTGTTGTGGGATAA
- a CDS encoding FAD-dependent oxidoreductase, whose product MSGVVIVGAGIVGAGIARDLALRGLPVTVLEREAPAAGATGRCHGLLHSGARYAVKDPAAAAECARENLILKDIASHYVEDTGGLFVATSDDEAAYGDTLLAACEKASIPMEEISPEDPLNKKAVRCMRTNDAAIDPFLLTLANLYEARCNGAAIHTRTGVQSIADSGVRLDDGRTIRADIVINATGHACGAINRDLRLCVQPDKGTILVTERRLCDVVLNRMRPPTDGDIIVPSHTTSLIGTTSSCSTSTVPTRDEYRALMREAKALLPDNKEIRIIRAFSGVRPLIGSGDGRSLSRDYRVEEDEGVITVAGGKLTTYRLIAETVSNAAMRLLGERGECRTKAALPDIMKDQPDGSLLCNCERAAGRIMEMDFMRPEDLWKFNRVGFGTCQGMRCAKNAGRELELLEERWKGIKPVLDEIQLKQSYLSWAAQMSQRDIQ is encoded by the coding sequence ATGAGCGGGGTCGTGATCGTTGGCGCTGGTATCGTTGGTGCGGGGATCGCCAGAGACCTCGCCCTGCGTGGTTTGCCTGTCACGGTTTTAGAGCGTGAGGCGCCTGCCGCCGGCGCTACCGGCCGGTGCCACGGGCTGTTGCATTCGGGCGCCCGCTACGCGGTTAAAGACCCTGCCGCGGCCGCCGAATGCGCCAGGGAGAACCTCATTCTAAAAGATATTGCGTCTCACTATGTGGAAGATACCGGCGGGCTGTTCGTTGCCACGAGCGATGATGAGGCGGCTTATGGGGATACGCTGTTAGCTGCTTGCGAAAAGGCTTCGATCCCGATGGAGGAGATATCTCCCGAAGATCCCCTTAATAAAAAGGCCGTACGGTGCATGAGGACCAACGATGCGGCCATTGACCCGTTCTTGCTCACACTTGCCAACCTCTATGAGGCCCGCTGCAACGGTGCCGCAATTCATACCAGGACGGGCGTGCAGTCGATCGCGGACAGCGGCGTCCGCCTGGATGACGGCCGTACGATAAGGGCCGACATAGTGATCAATGCTACAGGGCATGCCTGTGGGGCCATCAACAGGGACTTGCGCCTGTGCGTTCAGCCAGATAAAGGCACCATACTCGTAACGGAGCGGAGATTATGCGACGTGGTGCTCAACAGGATGAGGCCTCCCACGGACGGGGATATCATCGTCCCGAGCCACACGACGTCGCTCATAGGCACGACGTCTTCCTGCTCAACGAGCACAGTCCCAACGAGGGACGAGTACAGGGCGCTCATGCGAGAGGCTAAGGCCCTGCTGCCCGATAATAAGGAGATCAGGATAATCCGTGCCTTTTCGGGCGTACGGCCGCTTATCGGCAGCGGTGACGGCCGGTCCCTGTCAAGGGACTACAGGGTCGAGGAAGATGAAGGCGTTATTACGGTCGCAGGGGGCAAGCTGACGACATACCGGCTCATCGCTGAGACGGTATCGAATGCGGCCATGAGGCTCCTGGGCGAGAGGGGAGAATGCCGGACTAAGGCGGCCCTGCCCGACATAATGAAAGACCAGCCCGACGGAAGCCTGCTCTGTAATTGTGAGAGGGCCGCAGGCCGTATAATGGAGATGGATTTCATGAGGCCGGAGGACCTCTGGAAGTTCAACCGCGTGGGCTTCGGCACCTGTCAGGGCATGCGGTGCGCTAAGAATGCCGGCCGGGAGTTAGAATTACTGGAAGAGCGGTGGAAAGGCATTAAGCCCGTGCTCGACGAGATACAGTTGAAGCAGTCATACCTTTCATGGGCGGCGCAGATGTCGCAGAGGGATATACAGTGA
- a CDS encoding non-histone chromosomal MC1 family protein produces MVAREKKNFGLLNENGEEIGTFTGAQPRDAALKVANKNITKIILREKGTKKLHFFKGERKQVPKPANSPAWLPAKIWKASVEKIGIKHIQYNELARNPKDAFKFPAK; encoded by the coding sequence ATGGTAGCAAGAGAGAAAAAGAATTTCGGCTTACTCAACGAAAACGGGGAGGAGATAGGCACTTTCACCGGCGCCCAGCCCAGGGATGCCGCATTAAAGGTCGCGAACAAGAACATCACGAAGATCATACTCAGGGAAAAGGGCACGAAGAAGCTGCATTTCTTCAAGGGTGAGCGCAAGCAGGTCCCGAAGCCCGCGAACTCTCCGGCATGGCTGCCCGCTAAGATCTGGAAGGCCAGCGTCGAGAAGATCGGCATCAAGCATATCCAGTATAATGAGCTGGCCAGGAACCCGAAGGACGCTTTTAAGTTCCCTGCTAAGTAG
- a CDS encoding HEAT repeat domain-containing protein produces the protein MLEGLSVTGKREDTNELIKILRKGNYVERMNAISRIKEIEDERAVAPLIFMLNDDGGRLQSSAMDALIKMGDMTVGPMLECWPSLSRDTQKCLTYVLMAIGGERATEALAALMEGRENQARREAARALGLLGGKRAARSLIKALKDDNYALRNAAYEALDNVDPDDIDLATVIGEVEAQCMLNEMGTFDVIRKMSEKIAEEPASITVTVGGTMKQKLMLLARGHQNEAENVRYPEAQLRFVIYVWRMMKIAQKKMA, from the coding sequence ATGTTAGAAGGTTTGTCCGTTACTGGAAAGCGTGAAGATACGAATGAACTGATCAAAATTCTTCGAAAAGGGAACTATGTAGAGCGGATGAACGCCATAAGCCGGATCAAGGAGATCGAGGATGAAAGGGCCGTCGCTCCGCTGATCTTTATGTTAAATGACGACGGCGGCCGATTACAATCGTCGGCCATGGACGCATTGATCAAGATGGGCGACATGACGGTCGGCCCGATGCTCGAATGCTGGCCGTCGCTCTCCAGGGACACACAAAAATGCCTGACATACGTGCTAATGGCCATTGGCGGCGAGAGGGCAACAGAGGCCCTCGCAGCCCTCATGGAGGGCAGGGAAAACCAGGCACGGAGAGAAGCGGCACGAGCGCTTGGCCTTTTAGGCGGAAAAAGGGCGGCACGATCGCTCATCAAAGCATTAAAGGACGATAACTATGCCCTCAGGAACGCGGCATATGAGGCCCTGGATAATGTCGACCCGGACGATATCGACCTGGCGACGGTCATAGGAGAAGTGGAAGCCCAGTGTATGTTGAATGAAATGGGAACGTTCGACGTTATCAGGAAGATGTCGGAAAAAATCGCCGAAGAGCCCGCCAGTATAACGGTCACCGTCGGAGGTACGATGAAACAAAAACTGATGCTGCTGGCGCGAGGGCACCAGAACGAGGCCGAAAACGTACGCTACCCTGAGGCACAGCTAAGATTCGTCATTTACGTATGGCGAATGATGAAGATCGCACAAAAGAAGATGGCCTAA
- a CDS encoding transposase: MTSKNGLLITHSCLDCQIRILSDVHIEVLDSFDWQCLVFLERYRGVGRPLEYSVIAFLRAFVYMELSGMTSVRKLVRMLARDESVNFFVETSFFSFVTFLFYTNRSIYMLPRGL; encoded by the coding sequence ATGACGAGTAAAAACGGCTTGCTGATAACCCATAGTTGTCTTGATTGTCAGATACGAATACTTTCTGATGTGCATATTGAGGTTTTGGATTCGTTTGACTGGCAATGCCTCGTTTTTCTGGAACGTTACCGGGGTGTTGGAAGGCCTCTCGAGTATAGCGTGATCGCCTTTCTGCGGGCCTTCGTTTACATGGAGCTAAGCGGTATGACTTCGGTAAGAAAGCTGGTGAGGATGTTAGCTAGGGATGAGAGTGTAAATTTTTTTGTTGAAACTTCTTTTTTCTCTTTTGTTACTTTTCTCTTTTATACCAACCGTTCTATATACATGCTTCCACGCGGTCTTTGA